The Bacteroidota bacterium genomic interval AAGAAGTCATCTAATACTTTTATAAATGAGAGGAAGCTGACAGTGGGTAATTTTGGGTGGCAGGAAGGGTTTGGGGCATTTTCGTATAGCAGGTCGGAAATTTCGAGGGTGATAGGATATATACATAATCAGAAGGTGCATCATCAAAGAAAGGGATTTGAGGAGGAGTTTAAGGGGTTCTTAAAGGGATTTGAAGTGGATTACAAAGAAGGTTATCTTTTTGATTGGTTGGACAGATAAGGTAATGTGCTAATCAATGTATACATGCGACCCCGCCGGGGTCG includes:
- the tnpA gene encoding IS200/IS605 family transposase translates to MADTYSQIYIHIVIVVKYREALIKESWEEELYKYITGIVQKKDQKMLAINGVSDHLHIFIGMKPGCCISDLVREIKKSSNTFINERKLTVGNFGWQEGFGAFSYSRSEISRVIGYIHNQKVHHQRKGFEEEFKGFLKGFEVDYKEGYLFDWLDR